Within the Arthrobacter sp. V1I7 genome, the region AGTGGGTTCCGCATCCGCAGCGTCGTAGGGGTCGAACCGGACTCGCCAGTATCCCTCTGGATGCGCGATACGCCGGAAGAGCCAGAAGCGGGGTCGAGGATGCGCTGAACAGCGCGATTCCCGATGGCATGCTGTAGCAGGAGACCCGCCTCGAAACGTTGTCGTGTCTGGACCCGGGGGGACAAAAGGGCAGCCATTTCCGCCTTGAGGGGCGACTCACGCGGTCGATCGACGGAGTGGGCACAGCGATCATTTGACGGTCGGCTCCGCTCACGGCCACCAACGGCGCCGTTCGCCCCTGTGTCAAAGTCTGCCCTCAATCGGTTCCCTAGCCTTGCCTACCGAATCGCTATTTGCGCAGCGACATACGATCCCACGCTACGCACTGTGCAGGGTTTCATACATACTCTTTACGCGGTTCCTGAGGCAGGGTCATCTGCCCGATAGCGCAGTAGCGACCTTGCTCCGCGTTGACCATCACACGGAGCAACAGCGCAAGCTCAGACGTGAGTGGGGGCGAGCGCGCCGAAGGGTGCGTAAAGAGAAGGTAGCCCGGAGTTCAGGACAACCAAGTCCTACGCCAGCTGGCGGTCTCCCAGTCCGCACCCGGCCGACACCTCAGCCGGCCATGGCACTACCGAGGACGACGTCCGTGCTGAGTTCCCTGCCGCCTCGCTGGTAGGTGACGTTGACGGCGGTCCCGGCTGCGTGTTCGTGTGCGGCGGCGGTGAGCTCCGAGGCGTCGGTGATGCTCCGCCCGGCCAGACCGGTGACGACGTCGCCGGTCTTCAGGCCCGCGTCGGCCGCCCCGGATCCTAGTGTCACGGCGGAGATCTCGGCCCCTTCCGTGAACCCTGATGACGTTCCCGAGGCCATGTCCTGAACGGAGAGTCCGAGCTGCCCGTGCGTCGCGGACCCCGTGGTGATGATTTCCTGCGCCACCCGGAAGGCCTCGTTGATTGGTATCGAGAAGCCGACGCCGATATTTCCGGACGAAGAGGACGTGGAGTCCGCCGTCGCAATAGCCACGTTGACGCCAATAACCTCGCCCTTCGAGTTCACGAGGGCGCCGCCGGAATTCCCGGGGTTAATGGCCGCATCCGTCTGGATGGCATTCATGCTGATCGAGGGCTGGACGGCCGTGGAATAGCGGCCCTGGCCCTGTGTGCTGGGCGCCGCGGCCGAGGAAGCAGTTTCGATGGTGCGGTTGGCGGCCGAGACGATGCCGTCAGTGACCGTGCCGCTTAGCCCCAAGGGAGCGCCGATGGCAAGGACGGTGTCGCCGACGTTGACTTTGCCGGAGTCACCGAGCACAGCAGGGACGAGTCTCTCGGCTGCAATCTTCACGACTGCCAGGTCCGCAAGCGGGTCGGTGCCAACCACCTTCCCGGAGTAGACGTTGCCATCGCTGGTGCGGACCTCGATGATGGCATCCGCGGCTTCGCCGTCCAAGGTGACCACGTGCATATTGGTCAGGATGTTGCCGTCCGCATCCAAAATGATGCCGGAGCCGGTTCCTCCCGACTCCGCAGCGGTCGCGCTGATCGTCACCACACTGGGTGTCGCCTTTGCGCCGCTGCGGTAACGGCATTCACGCTCTCTGCATTGTTGACGATCACGGGGGTAAATTCAGCCGCCTGCGCGGTACTTGCCGCCGGGGATGAGGCCTTCAAAAGGGTCGTGGCACCGGCGACAGTACCCCCGCCAAAGAGTCCGGCGGCCAACATGCAGGCAATGAGTCCTCCGGCACCGACCCGCCTCCTGACCTTCGGGCCCGCCGCACCCTTCGTGCGTGCCAGTTCGTCGACGCCCGACACCTGCGGCGCGGGCCCAAACGGGAGTTGTGTGGATTCCTTCATGATCGAGCTCCTTGGAGGGTGGTGCTCCGAGTCTTTCGAAGCTGTACCCCCATCGTGGAACTCCGGGCTTTCCGCCGTCTGTCGTCCCGCTGTGAAGGGACTGTGAGGCATTCGGGCGCTTGCATCAACTCCTAGTTCGGGAGCCCGTACCGCAATATCGCGTTTCCCTTGCTCGTGCGGCGCGCGTCTTGGAGGGTGAGCCGGATGACGGGATCAGCGGGCTCGAAGAGATGGCGCCCCTTCGCTGCCACGACCGGGTGGACCATCAAAGTCAGTGAGTCCAGCAAACCGGCGAAGAGCAGTTGACGCACAACGGAGATGCCGCCGCAAACACTGATCTCACCGCCATCTGTCTCCTTGAGTTCCGCCACAAACTCCTCCAGGCCCTTATCCATCAGCTTGGCATTCTGCCACTCCAGCTCACCGGACAGCGTTCGCGAGGCGACGTACTTGGCCACCGCATTGATGAACTGGCCGAATGGGTCGTTTTCGTCGGCATCGGGCCAGTAGCCTGCCCATTCCTGGTAGCCGACCCTGCCCAGCAGCACCGTGTCGGTCCGTTCGATCCAGTTTGACATTTCGGCACCCAATTCCTCGTCAAAGCTGTCGTACTGCCAGAGGTTTGGAGCTTCAACCACGCCGTCGACGGAGTGAAAGAGTCCGGCGGTCACGTTACGCATATAGGTGTTCTCCTAATTTTCAGTCAGACGGAAGGCAGGCAGGCATCGTTCAGACTGGCACTCTGCAGAGCTCGTGGCAAGAGAAACGAGCGGATTAATTTACGCGCGAGTAGCGAGCCATCGCGTCACACGAATCGGTGGGCGAACGCGCGGCAGGTAGCATCGGGGGCATGAGCGCCGACGACGACGACATCACCGAAGAACTGCTGGCTGACGCCGACAGGCTCACCGGGCTGGGCCTTGAGTTGCTGGGGCTCGACCCGCATCCCGATGACATGACCGCCGAGCAGCGGCTCCAGTTCGATCCCGAGGACCTTGAGGAGATGGCCGCCGTCGACCCGGCGGAGCGCCAGAAGGCCCTTCGCCAGACGCGCCTGCTGGCCGGCCTGCTGTGGAACTCCTCGAGCATCCTCATGGACCAGCTCTTCCGTGACCTGGGCACGCTCAGCGGGCTGGAGGCCGTGACTCCGACCGACGTCGCCGGGACGTCGGTGCTCTCCTGCCTGCCGCCGCAGTTCGCCGCCGGCTACGACGCGAAGTTCACCCAGAAGCTCATCGTCGTCGCATCCGACGTCACCGCGTCCCTGGTCCGCGGCTGGACCGCCCCGGGCTCCCTCGCTGCCGAGCTCGCCGTCCGGTGCCTGCTCGATCAGGCCGAGATCACCGAGGACATTTACGAACTGGACCTTCCCGAGGACTGGCGGGCGAACGTTCAGGAAGTCCTGCTCGAGGACGCGGACAGCGAGGCGCTGTACAGCGACGGCCCCGACGACGACGGCACGGTCGCCAGTGCGGCCGGGCAACTGGACTTCAAGCACTGGTTCCGTCCGTTCACACCCGGCGACACCGTTCCGCCGTACGCCTGTTCCTGACCCAACTGGAAATGCCACGAGGCCGCGGCGCCGCGGTCACTGCCCGCCGGGATGTTGCATGGACCGGCTACTGGTTGGATTCTGCTGCTTCTGAGGCCGTGGTGGCTGCCCAGCTGGTGAGGAGTTTGATGCGCTCTTCGTGGGTGGTTCCGGGTTCGGCGGTGTAGACGCTGAGGTCGGCCACCACACCCGGGGAGGTGGGCAGCGTGAGGGACTGGTAGATCAGCTCCAGGTCGCCGACCACGGGGTGTCGCAGCCGTTTGGTTCCCTCGTGGCGGAAGAGGATGTCATGCGAGGCCCACAGCGTGCGGAACTCCGGGCTCAGTGTGGATAGTTCGCGCACGAGTCCGCGCAGAGAGCGGTCGTTGGGCTCACGGCCCGCTTCGGCTCGTAGCAGAGCCGCGGTGGCCGCGGCGCC harbors:
- a CDS encoding S1C family serine protease; this translates as MTISATAAESGGTGSGIILDADGNILTNMHVVTLDGEAADAIIEVRTSDGNVYSGKVVGTDPLADLAVVKIAAERLVPAVLGDSGKVNVGDTVLAIGAPLGLSGTVTDGIVSAANRTIETASSAAAPSTQGQGRYSTAVQPSISMNAIQTDAAINPGNSGGALVNSKGEVIGVNVAIATADSTSSSSGNIGVGFSIPINEAFRVAQEIITTGSATHGQLGLSVQDMASGTSSGFTEGAEISAVTLGSGAADAGLKTGDVVTGLAGRSITDASELTAAAHEHAAGTAVNVTYQRGGRELSTDVVLGSAMAG
- a CDS encoding dihydrofolate reductase family protein; this translates as MRNVTAGLFHSVDGVVEAPNLWQYDSFDEELGAEMSNWIERTDTVLLGRVGYQEWAGYWPDADENDPFGQFINAVAKYVASRTLSGELEWQNAKLMDKGLEEFVAELKETDGGEISVCGGISVVRQLLFAGLLDSLTLMVHPVVAAKGRHLFEPADPVIRLTLQDARRTSKGNAILRYGLPN